In the genome of Nycticebus coucang isolate mNycCou1 chromosome 12, mNycCou1.pri, whole genome shotgun sequence, one region contains:
- the ESPL1 gene encoding separin isoform X3, giving the protein MRIFKGINFGTLLSSQKEAEKLLPDLKEFLVKPPAGFPTCRSDAERRHICDAILRACNQQLTAKLACPGHLWSLLELAELACDGYLVSTPQRPPLYLERILFILLRNIAAQGSPEATLRLAQHLHACLMQCSHQAAPQDYEAVAQGSFSLLWKAAEALLEPRAAFSARLKALSFLVLLEDENTPCEVPHFASPTACRVVAAHQLFDASGHGLNEADVDFLDDLLSRHVIRALVGKGEDSPGPLSPKRALCLLELTLEHCRRFCWSHHHNKAMSTVEKAHGYLRNTNLAPSLQLCQLGVELLQLEEEGPQAVTKVLIDASAILNNSMETPSPPLRALYDTCQFFFSGLERGTRRHYRPDAILSLFTFLRGYFFLIRKLRDDSVCGVPSKQQQTLLQVYFQAFHLYSVVVYDFAQNCQEADLADLAQLVESCKSIVVWMLEALEGLSGRELTDYTGMTASYTSNLAYSFYSHKLYAEACAISEPLCQHLGLAKSSTYPELPPEKLHRCFRLHVESLKKLGKLAQGCKIVTLWLAALQPHSPEHMTEPVTFWVRVKMEAARAGDKELQLKTLRDSLSGWEPETMAFLLREELQAYKAVRANTGQERFNVICDLLELSPEETPAGAWARATHLVELAQVLCYHDFAQQTDCSALDAIQEALQLLESVRPEARDRDQLLDDKAQALLWLYICTLEAKIQEGIERDRRAQAPSNLEEFEVNDLNYEDKLQEDHFLYSNIAFNLAADAVQSKCLDQALVLWKEVLSKGQAPVVRSLQQTAASLQILAALYQLVAKPLQALEVLLLLRIVFERLEDHAKAAGCSCHITQLLLTLGSPSYAQIYLEEAEFSLNCLSQTTDTYLLLSLTCVLLRSQLHWTHQKVTEGVFLLLSVLRDPALQKSSKAWYLLRVQALQLVAVYLGLPSYSLSDSLWEQLCAQGWQSPEIALMDSHKLLRSIILLLMGSDVLSIQKAAVETPFLDYSENLVQKWQVLTEVLSCSEKLVCRLGHLGSVSEAKAFCLEALKLTTKLQIPRQCALFLVLKGELELARNDINLCQSDLQRVLFLLESCTEFGEVAQHPHSVKKVNLQKGKQQARVPHPPQLSEEELFLRGPALELVATVAKEPGPIAPSTNSSPVLKTKPQPRPSFLSHSPTCDCLLCASPVLSAVCLRWVLVTAGVSLAKGHKAQGLDLLQVVLKGCSAATKRLTRGVQASLNRKTPHSPVPSLLDEILAQAYTQLALEGLSQPSNKNLWKVLESGLKFVAARIPQLEPWRASLLLIEALAKLASLSCCPTQLFARSWGWQPPLIKSPPGSEPSKTRSQKCSGQVRQQVASAPLSVHNSSQKGLDSGGPPCTPKPPGRVRQVSPAWGLSQAGPCVPFTVFEEVYPTKTKPEVPRAPRVRKRIQTRLKVNFSDDSDLDDPVSAEAPPLAEETKRKGTVSRGRGQARKGLSLKTDAVVTSGPPGLSGRTRRTKKVASKHCEDQRPQRAPPVLARLGPEIMRTIPEEELAENQMELSFEILRGSDGEDSASGRKAPASGPDAAIGDRELLRRDSSKEELPTLCPEKDSDRGLGSQLRLPSVPAAIDLDTLDSICDSLSIAFRGIKHCPPSGLYAHLCRFLALCLGHRDPYATAFLITESVSITCRHQLLTHLHKQLSKIQKHQGSLEMGDQLQRLSLQERPGDVPLASIQHLFSFRTSGSGHFPQPEKQSFQGHLALIPSGVTVCVLALATLQPGTVSNTLLLTRLEKDSPPVTVQIPTVQSKLPLSSALNEFDAIQKEQKENSNCTDKREWWTGRLELDRRMEVLITSLEKSVLGCWMGLLLPSSEEPSPAQEASRLQELLQECGWKYPDPALLKILLSSARTLTPQDIQALAYGLCPTQPERAQELLNEAVGRLKGQTVLSDKHLILVLDK; this is encoded by the exons ATGAGGATCTTCAAAGGCATCAACTTTGGGACTTTGCTAAGCAGCCAGAAGGAGGCTGAAAAGTTGCTGCCTGATTTGAAG GAGTTTCTGGTCAAGCCTCCAGCTGGTTTTCCCACCTGCCGATCTGATGCTGAGAGGAGACATATTTGTGATGCCATCCTGAGAGCTTGCAACCAGCAGCTGACTGCCAAACTAGCTTGCCCTGGGCACCTGTGGAGCCTGCTGGAGCTGGCAGAGCTGGCCTGTGATGGCTACTTAGTGTCCACTCCCCAGCGTCCTCCCCTCTACCTAGAACGAATTCTCTTCATCTTACTGCGGAATATCGCTGCCCAAGGAAGCCCAGAGGCCACACTCCGCCTTGCTCAGCACCTTCATGCCTGCTTGATGCAGTGCTCTCACCAAGCTGCTCCCCAGGACTATGAGGCCGTGGCTCAAGGCAGCTTTTCTCTGCTTTGGAAGGCGGCAGAAGCTTTATTAGAGCCTCGAGCTGCATTCTCAGCTCGGCTGAAGGCCTTGAGCTTCCTAGTACTCTTAGAGGATGAAAATACTCCTTGTGAGGTTCCTCACTTTGCTTCTCCAACAGCCTGCCGAGTGGTAGCTGCCCATCAGCTATTTGATGCCAGTGGACATGGTCTGAATGAAGCAGATGTGGATTTCCTAGATGACCTGCTCTCCAGGCATGTGATAAGAGCCTTGGTGGGTAAGGGAGAGGATTCTCCTGGTCCTCTCTCCCCCAAGAGGGCCCTCTGCCTCTTAGAGCTCACCTTGGAACACTGCCGTCGCTTCTGCTGgagccaccaccacaacaaagCTATGAGCACGGTGGAGAAAGCTCATGGTTATCTGAGGAACACCAATCTAGCCCCTAGCCTCCAGCTGTGCCAGCTGGGAGTTGAACTGCTACAGCTTGAGGAGGAAGGACCCCAGGCAGTGACCAAGGTTTTGATTGATGCATCAGCTATTCTGAACAATAGTATGGAGACACCATCACCCCCACTTCGGGCATTATATGACACCTGCCAGTTCTTCTTTTCAGGCCTGGAGCGAGGCACCAGGAGACACTATAGACCTGATGCTATTCTGAGCCTCTTCACTTTTCTTAGAGGGTACTTCTTCCTTATCCGGAAGCTGCGAGATGATAGT GTCTGTGGGGTCCCCTCCAAACAGCAACAGACTTTGCTTCAGGTGTACTTTCAAGCATTTCACCTCTACAGTGTCGTGGTTTATGATTTCGCCCAAAACTGTCAG GAAGCTGATTTGGCTGACCTGGCCCAACTAGTAGAGAGTTGCAAATCTATCGTTGTCTGGATGCTGGAAGCCTTAGAGGGACTGTCAGGCCGAGAGCTGACAGACTACACGGGAATGACTG CCTCTTACACCAGTAACTTGGCCTACAGCTTCTATAGTCACAAGCTCTATGCCGAGGCCTGTGCCATCTCTGAGCCGCTCTGTCAGCACCTGGGCTTGGCCAAGTCAAGCACTTACCCTGAGCTGCCTCCAGAGAAG TTGCACAGGTGCTTCCGGCTACATGTGGAGAGTTTGAAGAAACTCGGTAAACTGGCCCAGGGCTGCAAGATAGTGACTCTGTGGCTGGCAGCCCTGCAGCCCCATAGCCCTGAACATATGACTGAACCAGTCACTTTCTGGGTTCGAGTCAAGATGGAGGCAGCGAGGGCTGGAGACAAGGAGCTACAGCTAAA GACTCTGCGAGACAGCCTGAGTGGCTGGGAGCCGGAGACCATGGCCTTCTTGCTGAGGGAGGAGCTACAGGCCTACAAGGCAGTGCGGGCCAACACTGGGCAGGAACGCTTCAATGTCATCTGTGACCTGCTGGAGCTGAGCCCCGAGGAGACACCAGCTGGGGCCTGGGCACGAGCCACCCACCTGGTGGAACTCGCTCAAGTGCTCTGCTACCACGACTTTGCCCAGCAGACTGACTG CTCAGCCTTGGATGCTATCCAGGAAGCCCTGCAGCTTCTAGAGTCTGTGAGGCCTGAGGCCCGGGACAGGGATCAGCTTTTGGATGATAAAGCACAGGCCTTACTATGGCTCTACATCTGTACCCTGGAAGCCAAAATACAAGAA GGTATTGAGCGAGATCGGAGAGCCCAGGCTCCTTCTAACCTGGAGGAATTTGAAGTCAATGACCTGAACTATGAAGACAAACTCCAAGAAGATCATTTCCTATATAGTAACATTGCCTTTAATctggctgcagatgctg TTCAGTCCAAATGCCTAGACCAAGCTCTGGTCCTGTGGAAGGAGGTGCTTTCAAAGGGGCAGGCTCCAGTGGTGCGGAGTCTCCAGCAGACAGCAGCTTCCCTGCAGATCCTAGCAGCCCTCTACCAGCTGGTGGCAAAG CCCCTGCAGGCTCTGGAAGTCCTCCTGCTTCTGCGGATTGTTTTCGAGAGACTGGAGGACCATGCAAAGGCAGCTGGCTGCTCCTGCCACATCACCCAACTCCTCCTGACCCTTGGCTCTCCCAGCTATGCACAG ATATACCTAGAAGAGGCAGAATTCAGCCTGAATTGTCTCAGTCAGACCACTGACACATACCTGCTCCTTTCCCTGACCTGTGTTCTGCTTCGAAGTCAACTCCACTGGACTCACCAAAAG GTGACTGAAGGTGTCTTTCTGTTGCTGTCTGTCCTTCGGGATCCTGCCCTCCAGAAGTCATCCAAGGCTTGGTACTTGCTGCGTGTCCAGGCCCTGCAGCTGGTGGCAGTCTACCTAGGCCTCCCATCGTACAGTCTCTCAGACTccttgtgggagcagctctgtgCCCAAG GCTGGCAGTCCCCTGAGATAGCACTCATGGACTCTCATAAGCTCCTTCGCAGCATCATCCTCTTGCTAATGGGCAGTGATGTACTTTCAATTCAAAAAGCAGCTGTGGAAACACCATTCCTGGACTATA GTGAAAACCTGGTACAAAAATGGCAGGTTCTTACAGAGGTGCTGAGCTGCTCAGAGAAGCTGGTCTGCCGCCTGGGCCACCTGGGTAGTGTGAGTGAAGCCAAGGCCTTTTGCTTGGAGGCcctaaaacttactacaaagctgcAGATACCACGCCA GTGTGCCCTGTTCCTGGTGCTAAAGGGCGAGCTGGAGCTGGCTCGCAATGACATCAACCTCTGTCAGTCAGACCTGCAGCGGGTCCTGTTCTTGCTTGAGTCTTGTACAG AGTTTGGTGAGGTGGCCCAGCACCCACATTCTGTGAAGAAGGTCAACCTACAGAAAGGGAAGCAGCAGGCCCGTGTCCCCCATCCACCACAGCTTTCAGAGGAGGAGCTCTTCCTACGAGGCCCTGCTCTGGAGCTGGTAGCCACTGTGGCCAAGGAGCCTGGCCCTATAGCACCTTCTACAAACTCCTCCCCAGTGTTGAAAACcaaaccccagcccaggcccagcttCCTGTCCCATTCACCCACCTGCGACTGCTTGCTCTGTGCCAGCCCTGTCCTCTCAGCAGTCTGTCTGCGCTGGGTGCTGGTCACAGCAGGGGTAAGTCTGGCCAAGGGCCATAAGGCCCAGGGTCTGGATCTGCTGCAGGTTGTGCTAAAGGGTTGCTCAGCAGCCACTAAGCGCCTCACCCGAGGTGTCCAGGCTTCCCTGAATCGTAAAACACCCCACTCTCCAGTCCCAAGCCTTCTGGATGAGATCTTGGCTCAGGCATACACACAGCTGGCACTAGAGGGCCTGAGCCAGCCATCAAACAAGAACCTGTGGAAGGTCCTGGAGTCAGGGCTGAAGTTTGTAGCAGCACGGATACCCCAGCTGGAGCCCTGGAGAGCCAGCCTGCTCTTGATTGAGGCCCTAGCAAAGCTGGCTAGCCTCAGCTGCTGTCCTACCCAACTTTTTGCAAGATCCTGGGGTTGGCAGCCACCATTAATAAAAAGCCCTCCTGGCTCAGAGCCCTCTAAGACTCGGAGCCAGAAATGTTCTGGACAAGTGCGCCAGCAGGTAGCCTCTGCTCCCCTGTCTGTCCATAATTCCTCTCAGAAAGGTCTGGACAGTGGAGGACCACCCTGTACACCTAAGCCCCCTGGCCGGGTCAGGCAAGTTAGCCCAGCCTGGGGGCTTAGTCAAGCTGGCCCCTGTGTCCCCTTCACTGTGTTTGAGGAAGTCTACCCTACTAAGACCAAGCCTGAAGTTCCCCGAGCCCCCAGGGTACGAAAGAGGATCCAGACACGCCTCAAG GTGAACTTTAGTGATGACAGTGACTTAGATGACCCTGTCTCAGCTGAGGCACCACCGCTGGCAGAGGAGACTAAAAGAAAGGGCACTGTTTCTCGGGGCCGGGGCCAAGCTAGAAAGGGCCTGAGCTTGAAGACTGATGCAGTGGTTACTTCTGGGCCCCCTGGCCTGAGTGGCAGAACTCGGAGGACCAAGAAGGTGGCATCAAAACATTGTGAGGATCAGAGGCCCCAGAGGGCCCCTCCTGTCCTGGCCAGGCTTGGCCCTGAGATCATGAGGACCATCCCTGAGGAAGAATTGGCTGAAAACCAGATGGAACTGAGCTTTGAGATCCTCCGGGGTTCTGATGGGGAAGACTCAGCCTCAG GTAGGAAGGCTCCCGCTTCAGGCCCTGATGCGGCCATAGGAGACCGGGAGCTGTTGAGACGGGATTCTAGCAAGGAGGAGCTGCCCACCCTGTGCCCAGAGAAGGATAGTGACAGGGGCCTTGGATCTCAACTCCGGCTCCCCTCGGTCCCTGCAGCCATCG ATCTTGATACCTTGGATTCCATCTGTGATTCACTGAGCATTGCTTTCCGGGGCATCAAACACTGTCCTCCTAGTGGGCTCTATGCCCACCTCTGCCGCTTCCTGGCTTTGTGCCTGGGTCACCGAGATCCGTATGCCACTGCCTTCCTTATTACCGAGTCTGTCTCCATCACCTGCCGCCACCAGCTACTCACCCACCTCCACAAACAGCTCAG CAAGATCCAGAAGCACCAAGGATCGCTTGAAATGGGAGATCAGCTCCAGAGGCTGAGCCTTCAGGAGAGGCCTGGAGATGTCCCCCTGGCCAGCATTCAGCACCTCTTTTCCTTCAGGACTTCAGGATCTGGCCACTTCCCCCAGCCTGAGAAGCAGAGCTTTCAGGGGCACCTGGCTCTGATCCCCAGTG GGGTGACCGTGTGTGTGTTGGCCCTGGCCACCCTCCAGCCTGGAACTGTGAGCAATACCCTCCTTCTGACCCGGCTGGAAAAGGACAGTCCCCCAGTCACTGTGCAGATCCCCACTGTCCAGAGCAAG CTTCCTCTGAGTTCAGCGCTGAATGAGTTTGATGCCATCcagaaggaacagaaagagaacagcAACTGTACTGACAAGCGAGAATGGTGGACAGGGCGGCTAGAACTGGATCGTAGGATGGAG GTTCTCATCACTTCCCTGGAGAAGTCTGTGTTGGGCTGTTGGATGGGGCTGCTGCTGCCATCCAGTGaggagcccagccctgcccaggagGCCTCCCGCCTCCAAGAGTTGTTGCAGGAATGTGGCTGGAAATACCCTGACCCCGCTCTGCTGAAA ATCCTGCTCAGCAGTGCCAGAACCCTCACCCCTCAGGACATTCAGGCCCTGGCTTATGGGCTGTGCCCCACCCAGCCAGAGCGAGCCCAAGAGCTCCTAAATGAGGCAGTAGGACGTCTAAAAGGCCAGACAGTACTGAGTGATAAGCACCTCATCTTGGTGCTAGACAAG TGA